The following are from one region of the Heliangelus exortis chromosome 2, bHelExo1.hap1, whole genome shotgun sequence genome:
- the EN2 gene encoding homeobox protein engrailed-2, with protein sequence MEEGGQSPREEAAEPQESGGDAEPGGGGRRGLLLPPGDPPHPHPHPHRITNFFIDNILRPEFGRRKEAGGSGGEPRRPGAESRRSPAAAPGPGAPLPGGGAGSPGRGEGGPAGLAVHGTAKKGGDPAALEAALKARGLSGGDLSVSSDSDSSQASSNAGNQPMLWPAWVYCTRYSDRPSSGPRSRKPKKKNPNKEDKRPRTAFTAEQLQRLKAEFQTNRYLTEQRRQSLAQELGLNESQIKIWFQNKRAKIKKATGSKNSLAVHLMAQGLYNHSTTSKDGKSDSE encoded by the exons ATGGAGGAGGGCGGCCAGAGCCCCCGGGAGGAGGCGGCCGAGCCGCAGGAGTCTGGCGGCGACGCGGagcccggcggcggcgggcggagGGGTCTGCTGCTTCCCCCCGGTGACCCCCCGCACCCCCACCCGCACCCTCACCGCATCACCAACTTCTTCATCGACAACATCCTGCGGCCCGAGTTCGGGCGGAGAAAGGAGGCGGGAGGCTCCGGCGGAGAGCCCCGGCGGCCCGGCGCGGAAAGCCGCCGAAGCCCCGCCGCGGCGCCGGGCCCCGGGGCTCCGCTCCCCGGCGGTGGGGCGGGCTCGCCGGGCCGGGGGGAGGGCGGCCCCGCCGGGCTGGCCGTGCACGGAACCGCCAAGAAAGGGGGGGACCCCGCGGCGCTGGAGGCGGCCCTGAAAGCGCGGGGGTTGAGCGGCGGTGACCTGTCGGTGAGCTCGGACTCGGATAGCTCCCAGGCCAGCTCCAACGCCGGGAACCAGCCCATGCTCTGGCCCGCCTGGGTTTACTGCACGCGGTACTCGGACCGACCTTCCTCAG GTCCCCGCTCCCGCAAACCAAAGAAGAAGAACCCCAACAAGGAGGACAAGCGGCCACGCACCGCCTTCACCGCCGAGCAGCTGCAGAGACTCAAGGCCGAGTTCCAGACGAACCGGTACCTGACAGAGCAGCGGCGGCAAAGCCTGGCCCAAGAGCTGGGGCTGAACGAGTCCCAGATCAAAATCTGGTTCCAGAATAAACGAGCCAAGATCAAGAAGGCGACGGGCAGCAAGAACTCCCTGGCAGTGCACCTCATGGCCCAGGGGCTCTACAACCACTCCACCACGTCGAAAGACGGCAAGTCGGACAGTGAATAG